The Ignavibacteriota bacterium genome contains a region encoding:
- a CDS encoding insulinase family protein has translation MRFLLYLMLCLVPFALVIARGSDESNKIFPYPINQVTLDNGLNVISIPFDSPGIIAVWTVVRAGSRNEVEPGKSGFAHFFEHMMFRGTEKYSKDAYNEMLKSIGADNNAFTTDDYTAYHTLASSDALETILDIESDRFMNLKYTEEDFKTEAGAILGEYNKNYSNPDMTIYEKLRENAFEKHTYKHTTMGFLKDIQDMPNQYQYSLTFFDRWYRPENCALIIVGDFEQAKLMELVKKYYSNWKRGNYTLDVPLDVPQKEEKTINLPWKAKTLPQVSMGYRGPGFNDKEIDMPAMDVLSQVLFSETSELFNKLVVEEQLVEYIYGGQQDHRDPELFMVDARVKDKSNIERVRAEIDKAIEQAKTTPVSAERLASIKSHMKYLFAMGLDNPNGIARTISHYVQLTGNPESVNNIYSLYEKITVEDLMGVAKKYLNKTNRTTVIMTQEEGQQ, from the coding sequence ATGCGATTCTTACTTTATCTCATGCTTTGTCTTGTTCCGTTTGCGCTGGTGATTGCGCGCGGCTCGGACGAAAGCAACAAAATTTTTCCTTATCCCATCAATCAGGTTACACTTGATAACGGATTAAACGTCATTTCTATTCCGTTTGATAGTCCCGGCATCATCGCAGTTTGGACAGTTGTCCGGGCAGGTTCGCGGAATGAAGTCGAACCGGGGAAATCCGGGTTTGCGCATTTCTTTGAACACATGATGTTTCGCGGAACTGAGAAATATTCCAAAGATGCGTATAACGAAATGCTGAAATCTATCGGCGCAGATAACAATGCATTCACAACCGATGATTACACAGCATATCATACGCTTGCAAGTTCGGATGCACTCGAAACGATTCTTGATATTGAGTCTGACCGGTTTATGAATTTGAAATACACTGAGGAAGATTTCAAAACGGAAGCCGGAGCGATTTTGGGTGAGTACAACAAGAACTACTCGAATCCCGACATGACTATCTACGAAAAACTCCGTGAGAACGCGTTTGAGAAACACACCTACAAACACACAACGATGGGATTTCTGAAAGATATTCAGGATATGCCGAATCAATATCAGTACAGCCTGACGTTTTTTGACCGATGGTATCGTCCCGAAAATTGCGCGTTGATTATTGTCGGCGATTTCGAACAAGCGAAGTTGATGGAACTTGTGAAGAAATATTACAGCAACTGGAAGCGCGGCAATTACACACTCGATGTCCCGCTCGATGTACCACAAAAGGAAGAAAAAACAATCAATCTCCCATGGAAAGCAAAAACGCTTCCACAGGTTTCGATGGGGTATCGTGGTCCCGGATTCAATGATAAAGAAATTGATATGCCGGCGATGGATGTATTGTCGCAAGTGTTGTTTTCGGAAACGTCGGAGTTGTTCAATAAACTCGTTGTTGAAGAGCAGTTGGTCGAATATATTTATGGCGGCCAGCAAGACCATCGCGACCCTGAACTGTTTATGGTTGATGCTCGTGTGAAAGATAAATCAAACATTGAGCGCGTTCGTGCGGAAATAGATAAAGCAATCGAACAGGCAAAGACAACCCCTGTTTCTGCCGAGCGACTTGCTTCCATTAAATCGCACATGAAATATCTGTTTGCGATGGGATTAGATAACCCGAACGGGATTGCTCGAACAATCAGTCATTACGTTCAACTTACAGGAAATCCGGAATCGGTGAATAATATTTATTCACTCTATGAAAAAATTACCGTCGAAGATTTAATGGGTGTCGCGAAAAAATATCTGAACAAAACGAACAGAACAACAGTCATTATGACGCAAGAGGAGGGACAACAATGA
- a CDS encoding DUF4097 family beta strand repeat protein: protein MTTIRFILVSFLCVAIGYAQSYRELKGSMETTAGQRIEIRGLSGANVRIIPWEKNEVNVRLELRVESSDKEFESKYDSKIDFSVSPSKNVVNVVVHVEDVDEGGFSFWKLFKRFYWKKDVSGEIYVPKSNPLTSDFKYGTLTLENFDGELNLNGVSNTLTLRRCSAIQTIENNYGKTTIEQSGGNLKLSGSSSTISIADFDGKITADADYSTVTISRAKQGISLNDKSGKIKLEDISGNLSLDGDYSTITVKEVKGFVDLNSTSATIRVYNVEGISVDANYSDVDIIGVSGVAGKRISVKGQSGSLLLEDANGNVRIDNPYSNIELKSVNGNVELQSKSSQIIANVVTGNWDSRTEYCSLKLRNLTAKTISMTNKSDGIELRMLNAPDTINIQNEYGSVSVRMPVGFSGNFELDSEYGNISTNIPLKRKSRSSNEYATGKIGSGNGSIIIETKSGDIEVETE, encoded by the coding sequence ATGACAACAATACGTTTTATTCTCGTTTCTTTTTTATGCGTGGCGATTGGATATGCTCAATCGTATCGTGAGTTGAAAGGAAGTATGGAAACGACTGCCGGGCAACGAATAGAAATTCGGGGATTGTCCGGCGCAAACGTTCGTATCATTCCCTGGGAGAAAAATGAAGTGAATGTCCGGCTTGAGTTGCGCGTCGAATCTTCCGACAAAGAGTTTGAAAGCAAGTACGATTCAAAAATAGATTTCTCTGTTTCGCCTTCAAAAAATGTTGTCAATGTTGTGGTGCATGTTGAAGATGTAGATGAGGGCGGATTTTCGTTCTGGAAATTGTTCAAACGGTTTTACTGGAAGAAAGATGTTTCGGGAGAAATTTATGTCCCGAAATCTAATCCGTTGACTTCTGATTTTAAATATGGAACACTCACGCTGGAAAACTTTGATGGAGAATTGAATCTGAACGGCGTAAGCAATACACTTACCTTGAGACGTTGTTCTGCTATTCAAACAATTGAAAATAATTATGGCAAAACAACGATTGAACAATCGGGCGGGAATCTGAAACTCAGCGGCTCAAGTTCGACAATTTCTATTGCAGATTTTGACGGGAAGATTACTGCGGACGCGGATTATTCGACGGTGACTATCAGCCGTGCAAAGCAGGGAATCTCTCTGAATGATAAAAGTGGGAAAATCAAATTAGAAGATATCAGCGGTAATCTTTCGCTCGATGGGGATTATTCAACCATCACAGTGAAGGAGGTGAAGGGATTTGTAGACCTGAACTCGACAAGCGCAACAATCAGGGTGTATAATGTTGAAGGGATTTCGGTTGATGCAAATTATTCCGATGTTGATATCATCGGTGTAAGTGGAGTTGCGGGGAAACGGATTTCCGTGAAAGGGCAGTCGGGAAGTTTGCTGTTGGAGGATGCGAATGGAAATGTTCGGATTGATAATCCGTATTCCAACATCGAACTGAAAAGCGTGAATGGAAATGTAGAACTACAATCAAAGAGTTCACAAATCATCGCGAACGTTGTAACGGGAAATTGGGACTCCCGGACTGAATATTGTTCGTTGAAACTGAGAAATTTAACAGCGAAAACAATCTCCATGACAAACAAGAGCGATGGAATTGAACTTCGCATGTTGAACGCGCCGGATACGATTAACATTCAAAATGAATACGGGAGCGTTAGTGTGCGGATGCCTGTCGGGTTCTCCGGGAATTTTGAACTCGATTCGGAATATGGAAATATCAGCACGAACATTCCGTTGAAAAGAAAATCACGCAGCAGTAATGAGTACGCAACGGGGAAAATCGGTTCGGGAAACGGGAGTATTATTATCGAGACGAAGTCGGGGGATATTGAGGTGGAGACGGAGTAG
- a CDS encoding sigma-70 family RNA polymerase sigma factor, whose amino-acid sequence MIQHEATLIEKAKRGNQSAFRKLYDIHVEPLFRFMRQYSSEKAQVEEWVQRAFIKAFNNLQSFRGNSKFATWLFTIAINEMRTDVRKPNVLSFANHDSTELHLLHSHGNDTSEEERFVWDDTMKTLLQELDEQKRSVFLLFEVEGYSHAEIASILNINESASRATLCRTKQLLRTQWEQMEKAI is encoded by the coding sequence ATGATTCAGCACGAAGCCACACTCATAGAAAAAGCGAAGCGTGGAAATCAATCGGCTTTCAGGAAATTATATGATATTCATGTTGAGCCGTTGTTCCGCTTTATGCGTCAGTATTCTTCCGAAAAGGCGCAGGTGGAGGAGTGGGTGCAACGCGCCTTCATCAAAGCGTTTAACAATCTGCAATCGTTCAGGGGGAATTCAAAGTTTGCAACATGGCTATTTACCATTGCCATCAATGAAATGAGGACTGATGTACGCAAACCGAATGTGTTATCTTTTGCCAACCATGATTCAACCGAACTTCATCTTCTGCATTCTCACGGGAACGATACTTCGGAGGAAGAACGATTTGTCTGGGATGATACCATGAAAACGCTCTTGCAGGAACTCGACGAACAAAAACGGAGTGTGTTTCTTCTGTTTGAGGTGGAAGGATACTCGCACGCTGAAATCGCTTCAATTCTGAATATCAATGAAAGCGCTTCACGGGCAACCCTTTGCCGGACGAAGCAATTGTTACGAACTCAATGGGAACAAATGGAGAAAGCTATATGA
- a CDS encoding DUF167 domain-containing protein: MKITVKVKPNARKNEVKESEGNRFVVSVTVPPVDGRANEKVIELLSDFFHKPKRAIRVISGISSRMKILEVD; encoded by the coding sequence ATGAAAATTACAGTAAAAGTTAAGCCGAATGCAAGAAAAAACGAAGTAAAGGAATCTGAGGGTAACCGGTTTGTTGTTTCGGTAACTGTTCCCCCAGTTGATGGAAGAGCGAATGAAAAAGTCATTGAATTGCTATCAGATTTTTTTCATAAACCCAAACGGGCGATTAGGGTGATTTCCGGTATTTCTTCAAGAATGAAGATCCTTGAAGTAGATTAA
- a CDS encoding insulinase family protein, producing the protein MKRLPLISTLFLFAMALITLFHEASQGAIRITEIHSSNSPLVTFRVVLRAGEINSPAGKEGLNALTAYVIAQGGTQELSYQQVVEKLYPWAANINVQVDQEITTFIGTVHRDHLDAFYKLFTDLLLHPRFDESDFSRVKDLGLNYLKNSLRSTSDEQLGKQALNTMLYANHPYKNTEFGTVQGLTTSTLDDVKAYYKKTYTQGNFWFGIAGGYPKSLIEKIKTDFSMLPEVPFSEVTLPKPEPINNLEVMVVEKPARAFAISMGHPLSLTRKEKDFYALLVANSYFGEHRTFNGVLMNRLRGDRGLNYGDYSYVEKFVGGVGSGNVFPELNTPLRQQFFSIWLRPVQPENTHFAIRNALFEFKNFVEQGLSKEDFEKTKKFVLNYSKLWAGTLSRRLGYQMDSEFYGTEYFIDRIDKELKSLSVEEVNAAVKKYLDYKNVKIAVVVDEGKGNEIMNSMISNMISPIKYASPVSPNILEQDKFIEAFQLSINKEESKVVKANELFEK; encoded by the coding sequence ATGAAGCGTTTACCTTTAATCTCAACTTTATTTTTATTTGCAATGGCATTAATAACATTGTTTCATGAAGCGTCGCAAGGCGCAATTCGAATTACGGAAATACACAGTTCCAATTCACCATTAGTGACATTTCGGGTAGTTCTTCGTGCGGGAGAAATTAATTCGCCGGCAGGAAAAGAAGGCTTGAACGCGCTCACCGCGTATGTCATTGCTCAGGGAGGAACACAGGAATTGTCGTATCAGCAAGTGGTTGAAAAATTATATCCATGGGCGGCGAACATCAATGTTCAGGTTGACCAGGAGATTACGACGTTTATCGGTACAGTGCATCGCGACCATCTTGATGCGTTTTACAAACTGTTCACCGATTTGTTGCTGCATCCTCGTTTTGATGAATCCGATTTCAGCCGAGTGAAAGATTTGGGATTGAACTATTTGAAAAACTCGCTCCGTTCAACAAGTGATGAACAACTTGGGAAACAGGCGTTAAATACCATGTTATATGCAAATCATCCTTACAAAAACACCGAATTCGGAACGGTGCAGGGATTAACAACGAGTACACTTGATGATGTTAAAGCGTACTACAAGAAAACCTATACGCAGGGAAATTTCTGGTTCGGGATTGCCGGAGGGTATCCGAAATCGTTGATTGAAAAAATCAAAACAGATTTTTCAATGTTGCCAGAAGTTCCGTTCAGTGAAGTGACGTTACCGAAACCCGAACCAATCAACAATCTCGAAGTGATGGTGGTTGAAAAGCCTGCGCGTGCATTTGCAATTTCAATGGGGCATCCGCTTTCACTCACGAGAAAAGAAAAAGATTTCTACGCGTTACTTGTTGCCAATTCGTACTTCGGAGAGCATCGAACATTTAACGGTGTGTTGATGAATCGCTTGCGCGGCGACCGTGGATTGAATTATGGTGATTATTCATACGTCGAAAAATTTGTCGGCGGTGTCGGTTCGGGAAATGTATTTCCCGAATTGAACACACCGCTTCGTCAGCAATTCTTCAGCATCTGGTTGCGACCCGTTCAGCCGGAGAACACTCACTTTGCAATTCGAAACGCGTTGTTTGAATTCAAAAATTTTGTAGAGCAGGGATTATCAAAAGAGGATTTTGAGAAGACGAAGAAGTTTGTACTTAATTATTCAAAACTCTGGGCGGGAACACTGAGTCGTCGTCTCGGTTATCAAATGGATTCCGAGTTTTATGGAACGGAATATTTCATTGACCGGATTGACAAAGAATTAAAGTCCTTGTCAGTTGAAGAGGTGAACGCGGCAGTGAAGAAATATCTTGATTACAAGAATGTAAAAATAGCCGTTGTGGTTGATGAAGGAAAGGGAAATGAAATAATGAACAGTATGATTTCCAATATGATTTCTCCGATTAAGTATGCTTCTCCGGTCTCTCCGAATATTCTTGAACAGGATAAGTTCATTGAGGCGTTTCAACTTTCAATTAATAAAGAAGAATCGAAAGTAGTGAAGGCAAACGAATTGTTTGAGAAGTAA
- a CDS encoding T9SS type A sorting domain-containing protein yields MLSSLLLTQSDKSNQPSPSQLSENQNINSNQVGSTQTNFWQTCNGPYGGYITSVAINSTGDIYVGTFGRGVYRTTDNGENWTQVTIDFPHLYVDCLSINDSGHIFAGSDGSGIYRSTDNGENWTWLANGLTNMNIQTLAINDSGHIFAGTGAGGGIFRSTNNGNNWTNINSGLTFPYIWSIAFNDSGHVFAGAGNGNIYQSKNNGDLWLLIDSGLTTGLITSIAIDNQGKIFASYASSFSSGGVLRSTDNGMTWIGVNNGLNDKSFWSIAVNDSGHLFAGTYDGLVFRTMDHGASWTQIMTLGLKDQSVFSLAFNHNGHVFMGTGGAGVLRSIDNGERWTSINTGLTNIHVLSLATSANGHIFVGTYQSGLYRSTDNGENWEPTNNGLTDSYVWSLLCTPDGQIFAGNYDGIFRSTNDGENWTQVYSGSYIFSFAINSNGDLFAGSYDNVLRSTDNGVTWVEQNIGTSMHLVASLSCNESGHIFAGSRKGVVRSTDNGEHWTKILDGTVYHNSLCVTKNGYLFVSTWDTFLRSSDNGNTWIDLYNNDIRSITANSRGHIFIGDAAHGIFRSTNDGYSWGTINSGLSDPIPDIWALAVSPTGVIFAGSQLRGVFRSTRSTTTQISGMKFRDRNVNGIKDSGDVAWGGWKIYLGGAEDESTYTDWNGKYLFQDLAGGDYIVYQENKPEMPQSLPGNNGVYNITLTVGDSADGIDFGNYYFGSIEGIKFEDLNGNHQRDDNEPGISDWKIRLEGPRIDSVVTDSNGYYRFNSLQPGLYTVSEDERSSWLQTCPDSIERYMIQVKEGTYYTGHDFGNMQFSAIVGKIFFDENQNGVRDSAEVGLSGWKIWLNGPINDSTVTDIKGNYGFSALSMGSYTLSVEVRPYCFHNQSPPDLDSITIADDSLILDTNFGMVGFCTISQLPSSYNQDWNVVSIPVIVPDLRKEILFPFSKSNAFAYEGRYVQQDTLSYGKGYWLKLELDTTIIHSGLPLTRDTIEVLKGWNIIGSFSEPVSIARILTFPESLLVTTFYQYEGSYFSTDTIQPGKGYLVKTNQSGKLFRSSGILPSNFPKEVSSALSSLSRMTIEDATGKYQNLYFGQKMESDHPLTYYELPPLPPVGVFDARFATNRIVEFSMNETPRIIPINISSPQYPLRISWLMNVLQPVNGSIVIDGKTIALNGSSVISIQNPIENIHIQLESNTITGFPKSYALHQNFPNPFNPTTEIKYDLHEDAFVSLIVYDVLGREVQTLLNGMVSAGYNSVPFNASLLPSGVYFYRFSATPVSGQTGSFTDMKKMLLAK; encoded by the coding sequence ATGTTAAGTTCTTTGTTACTTACTCAAAGTGATAAATCTAATCAACCATCACCTTCACAGTTAAGTGAGAACCAGAACATCAACTCAAATCAAGTAGGTTCAACACAAACAAATTTCTGGCAAACATGTAACGGACCATACGGGGGATATATCACTTCAGTCGCTATAAATTCAACCGGAGATATTTATGTAGGTACGTTCGGTAGAGGTGTTTACCGGACCACTGATAACGGAGAAAACTGGACACAAGTTACGATTGATTTCCCTCATTTGTATGTTGACTGTCTATCCATCAACGATAGTGGACATATCTTTGCAGGAAGTGATGGGAGTGGAATTTATCGTTCCACTGATAACGGAGAAAATTGGACATGGCTTGCAAATGGTCTGACCAATATGAACATACAAACTCTGGCTATTAATGATAGTGGACATATCTTTGCAGGAACCGGTGCAGGAGGTGGTATTTTCAGATCAACAAACAACGGAAATAACTGGACCAATATTAACAGTGGCTTGACATTCCCTTATATTTGGTCTATTGCATTTAATGACAGTGGGCATGTTTTTGCCGGGGCTGGAAACGGAAATATCTACCAATCTAAAAATAACGGTGATTTATGGTTATTAATTGATTCCGGTTTAACCACTGGATTAATTACATCAATCGCCATTGATAATCAAGGAAAAATCTTTGCATCCTACGCCTCGAGTTTTAGTAGTGGAGGCGTACTACGTTCTACAGATAATGGTATGACTTGGATAGGTGTGAATAACGGTTTGAATGATAAAAGTTTTTGGTCAATTGCGGTAAACGATAGTGGGCATCTTTTTGCTGGAACATATGATGGTTTAGTGTTCAGAACAATGGATCACGGAGCGAGTTGGACTCAAATAATGACACTTGGATTGAAGGATCAATCTGTTTTTTCACTTGCATTTAACCATAACGGACATGTTTTCATGGGGACAGGAGGCGCTGGCGTATTACGGTCAATTGATAACGGGGAACGTTGGACATCGATTAATACAGGGTTGACTAATATACATGTTCTATCTTTGGCTACATCAGCAAATGGACATATATTTGTTGGCACGTATCAAAGTGGTCTCTATAGGTCAACTGACAATGGAGAAAACTGGGAACCAACTAACAATGGTCTGACGGATAGTTATGTTTGGTCACTTTTGTGTACCCCTGATGGACAAATTTTTGCAGGAAATTACGACGGTATTTTCCGTTCAACGAATGATGGAGAAAATTGGACACAAGTCTACTCAGGTTCTTATATTTTCTCATTTGCTATAAATTCAAACGGAGATCTTTTCGCTGGAAGCTATGACAACGTGCTTCGTTCCACTGATAACGGGGTTACATGGGTAGAACAAAATATTGGAACGTCGATGCATTTAGTCGCATCGTTATCCTGCAATGAGAGTGGACATATTTTTGCAGGTTCTAGAAAAGGGGTTGTTCGTTCGACCGACAATGGCGAACACTGGACAAAGATTCTTGATGGTACCGTTTATCATAATTCTCTTTGCGTTACAAAGAATGGTTATCTGTTTGTAAGCACATGGGATACATTCCTCCGTTCTTCAGATAATGGTAACACATGGATTGATCTTTACAATAATGATATTCGGTCAATTACTGCAAATTCAAGAGGACATATTTTTATTGGTGATGCTGCACATGGAATTTTCCGCTCAACTAATGATGGATATTCTTGGGGAACAATTAATTCAGGATTGAGTGATCCAATACCTGATATTTGGGCATTAGCTGTCAGTCCAACCGGAGTAATCTTCGCGGGCAGTCAACTACGCGGTGTTTTTCGCAGCACACGCTCAACAACAACCCAAATTAGTGGTATGAAATTCCGAGATCGCAATGTTAATGGAATTAAAGATTCTGGTGATGTTGCGTGGGGTGGATGGAAAATATATCTCGGCGGTGCGGAGGACGAATCAACCTATACTGATTGGAACGGTAAATACTTATTTCAAGATTTGGCCGGCGGTGACTATATAGTCTATCAGGAAAATAAACCTGAGATGCCACAATCACTCCCAGGAAACAATGGTGTGTACAATATAACACTTACAGTGGGTGATAGCGCAGATGGAATTGATTTTGGTAATTACTATTTCGGATCTATCGAAGGAATAAAATTCGAGGATCTGAATGGAAACCATCAGAGAGATGACAATGAACCAGGCATTTCCGATTGGAAAATTAGACTAGAGGGTCCAAGAATAGATTCGGTTGTTACCGATAGTAACGGGTATTATCGTTTTAACTCGCTTCAACCGGGTTTATACACAGTAAGTGAAGACGAACGTAGCAGTTGGTTACAAACATGCCCGGATTCTATCGAACGTTACATGATTCAAGTGAAGGAAGGAACGTATTATACGGGACATGACTTTGGCAATATGCAATTCAGTGCTATAGTAGGCAAAATATTTTTTGATGAAAATCAAAATGGTGTAAGGGATAGCGCTGAAGTTGGACTGAGCGGTTGGAAAATTTGGCTCAATGGTCCGATAAATGATTCAACTGTGACAGATATTAAAGGTAATTATGGTTTTTCTGCACTTTCAATGGGTTCCTACACATTAAGTGTCGAAGTAAGACCCTATTGTTTTCACAATCAGTCACCTCCGGATCTAGACTCAATAACAATCGCCGACGATTCATTGATATTGGATACGAACTTTGGTATGGTTGGTTTTTGTACGATTAGTCAACTCCCCTCTTCCTATAATCAAGATTGGAATGTTGTTTCTATCCCTGTGATAGTTCCTGACCTTAGAAAGGAAATTTTATTCCCGTTCAGCAAATCAAATGCTTTTGCTTATGAGGGTAGATATGTTCAGCAAGACACTCTATCGTACGGCAAGGGATACTGGCTTAAATTGGAGCTAGACACAACTATTATTCATTCTGGACTTCCTTTAACACGGGATACAATTGAAGTTCTGAAAGGATGGAATATTATTGGCTCGTTCAGTGAGCCGGTTTCTATCGCTCGGATTTTAACGTTTCCTGAATCACTTCTTGTAACCACATTTTATCAATACGAGGGAAGTTATTTTTCAACAGATACCATTCAACCCGGAAAAGGTTATTTAGTTAAAACAAATCAAAGTGGGAAACTCTTTCGTTCTTCAGGTATTTTACCATCAAATTTTCCGAAAGAAGTATCTAGTGCTTTGTCATCATTAAGTAGAATGACAATCGAGGATGCAACAGGTAAATATCAAAACCTTTATTTTGGACAAAAAATGGAATCAGATCATCCATTAACTTACTATGAACTTCCTCCATTACCGCCTGTTGGTGTTTTTGATGCGCGCTTTGCTACGAATAGAATAGTAGAGTTTAGTATGAACGAAACTCCGCGAATAATTCCAATTAATATTTCTTCACCTCAATATCCTCTAAGGATTAGCTGGTTAATGAATGTTCTTCAACCGGTGAATGGTTCAATTGTTATTGATGGAAAAACAATTGCACTCAATGGTAGTAGTGTCATCTCTATTCAAAATCCCATAGAAAATATTCACATACAACTTGAATCAAATACAATCACAGGATTTCCTAAGTCATACGCTTTGCATCAGAACTTCCCCAATCCCTTCAACCCAACCACAGAAATAAAATACGACCTCCATGAAGATGCGTTCGTTTCTCTTATCGTCTATGATGTGCTTGGTCGTGAAGTGCAAACGCTTCTCAATGGGATGGTAAGCGCGGGATATAATTCTGTACCATTCAATGCTTCGCTGTTACCAAGCGGTGTCTATTTCTATCGCTTCTCTGCTACGCCGGTCAGCGGACAAACCGGTTCCTTCACTGACATGAAGAAGATGTTATTAGCAAAATGA